From the Amia ocellicauda isolate fAmiCal2 chromosome 21, fAmiCal2.hap1, whole genome shotgun sequence genome, one window contains:
- the hectd1 gene encoding E3 ubiquitin-protein ligase HECTD1 isoform X9: MADVDPDTLLEWLQMGQGDERDMQLIALEQLCMLLLMSDNVDRCFETCPPRTFLPALCKIFLDESAPDNVLEVTARAITYYLDVSAECTRRIVGVDGAIKALCSRLVVVELNNRTSRDLAEQCVKVLELICTRESGAVFEAGGLNCVLSFIRDSGHLVHKDTLHSAMAVVSRLCGKMEPQDSSLETCVESLSSLLKHEDHQVSDGALRCFASLADRFTRRGVDPAPLAKHGLTEELLSRMAAAGGTASGPSSTCKPGRTSTGATATAADSKVSNQVSTIVSLLSTLCRGSPLVTHDLLRSELPDSIESALQGDERCILDTMRLVDLLLVLLFEGRKALPKSNAGSTGRIPGLRRLDSSGERSHRQLIDCIRSKDTDALIDAIDTGAFEVNFMDDVGQTLLNWASAFGTQEMVEFLCERGADVNRGQRSSSLHYAACFGRPQVAKTLLRHGANPDLRDEDGKTPLDKARERGHSEVVAILQSPGDWMCPVNKGDDKKKKDVSKEEEESSEPKGDPEMAPIYLKRLLPVFAHTFQHTMLPSIRKASLALIRKMVHYCSEALLKEVCDSDAGHSLPTVLVEITATVLDQEDDDDGHLLALQIIRDLVDKGGDVFLDQLARLGVINKVSTLAGPTSDDENEEESKPEKWLLPFPQEDEPQEDAKEIQQGKPYHWRDWSIIRGRDCLYIWSDAAALELSNGSNGWFRFILDGKLATMYSSGSPEGGSDSSESRSEFLEKLQRARSQVKPATASQPVLSALGPTKLTVGNWSLTCLKEGEIAIHNSDGQQATILKEDLPGFVFESNRGTKHSFTAETSLGSEFVTGWTGKRGRKLKSKLEKTKQKVKTMARDLYDDHFKAVESMPRGVVVTLRNIATQLESAWELHTNRQCIEGENMWRDLMKTALENLIVVLKDENTISPYEVCSSGLVQALFTILNSVDLDVKHDCRPLMERINVFKTAFSENEGDDSQPAIALIRKLIAVLESIERLPLHLYDTPGSTYNLQILTRRLRFRLERAPGETALIDRTGRMLKMEPLATVESLEQYLLKMVAKQWYDFDRSSFVFVRKLREGQTFTFRHQHDFDENGIVYWIGTNAKTAYEWVNPAAYGLVVVTSSEGRNLPYGRLEDILSRDSSALNCHTNDDKNAWFAIDLGLWVIPSAYTLRHARGYGRSALRNWVFQVSKDGQNWTTLYTHVDDCSLNEPGSTATWPLDPSKDEKQGWRHIRIKQMGKNASGQTHYLSLSGLELYGTVSGVCEDQLGKAVKEAEANLRRQRRLFRSQVMKYIVPGARVVRGIDWKWRDQDGNPPGEGTVTGEAHNGWIDVTWDAGGSNSYRMGAEGKFDLKLAPGYDPESAPSPKPVSSTVSGTAQSWSSLVKNNCPDKASAAGASSSSRKGSSSSVCSVASSSDLSLSSAKLERRSESVLEHGATPGAENHEPIVVLSAADGLPHAEGGSASSASTSTLTADTGSENVDRKPGADATIRPAGESGAISMGIVSVSSPDVSSVSESSSKEAPSQRPLCSAANARLSVSSLLAAGAPMSSSASVPNLSSREASLMESFVRRAPNMSRTNATNNMNLSRSSSDNNTNTLGRNVMSTATVGLLRRRCRELCGEEAASPLMGAQSFPNLTTTGTTSTVTMSTSIVTSSNNVATATTGLSVGQSLSNTLTTSLTSTSSESDTGQEAEFSLYDFLDSCRANTLLAELDDEEDLPEPDDDDDENEDDNQDDQEYEEVLVRSRVNLGFHIHMNREEEEYETKGGRRRTWDDDFVLKRQFSALVPAFDPRPGRTNVQQTTDLEIPPPGTPRSEVLEEVECAPSPHLALILKVAGLGTSREVELPLSNYKSTIFYYVQKLLQLSCNGSVKSDKLRRIWEPTYTIMYRERKDSDKEKESGKMDFCERGSKSSGLSHGSLSSLQSCDILSSTREPAQAKAGSGQNACGVEDVLQLLRILYIIGGDPHSTRTLQEEADEQLQFSVSHEEFTSKKVTTKILQQIEEPLALASGALPDWCEQLTSKCPFLIPFETRQLYFTCTAFGASRAIVWLQNRREATMERSRPSTAVRRDDPGEFRVGRLKHERVKVPRGDSMMEWAENVMQIHADRKSVLEVEFLGEEGTGLGPTLEFYALVAAEFQKKSLGVWLCDDDFPDDESRQVDLGGGLKPPGYYVQRSCGLFPAPFPQDSDELDRISKLFLFLGVFLAKCIQDNRLVDLPISRPFFKLMCMGDIKSNMSKLLYESRGEGELTFSEIQSEASTEEGHDTYSMGSFDEDSKSEFILDPPKPKPPAWYHGILTWEDFELVNPHRAKFMREVKALAVKRRQILGNKALSEDEKNTRLQDLMLKNPAGSGPPLGVEDLGLNFQFCPSSKVHGFSAVDLKPHGEDEMVTMDNAEEYVELMFDFCMHTGIQKQMEAFRDGFNRVFPMEKLSSFSHEEVQMILCGNQSPSWTAEDIMNYTEPKLGYTRDSPGFLRFVQVLCGMSSDERKAFLQFTTGCSTLPPGGLANLHPRLTIVRKVDATDSSYPSVNTCVHYLKLPEYSSEEIMRDRLLAATMEKGFHLN, translated from the exons GTCTCGGACGGAGCCCTGCGCTGCTTCGCCTCCCTGGCTGACCGCTTCACCCGACGGGGGGTGGACCCGGCGCCCCTGGCCAAGCACGGCCTAACGGAGGAGCTGCTGTCGCGCATGGCGGCGGCGGGGGGCACCGCGTCCGGACCCTCCTCCACCTGCAAGCCCGGCCGCACCTCGACCGGCGCCACGGCCACCGCTGCCGACTCCAAAGTCAGCAACCAGGTGTCCACCATCGTCAGCTTGCTGTCCACACTGTGCCGGGGGTCCCCGCTGGTGACGCAC GACCTGCTGCGGTCTGAGCTGCCCGACTCCATCGAGAGCGCCCTGCAGGGGGACGAGCGCTGCATCCTGGACACCATGCGGCTGGTGGACctgctgctggtgctgctgtTCGAGGGACGCAAGGCCCTGCCGAAGTCCAACGCCGGGTCCACAGGCCGCATCCCGGGCCTGCGGAGGCTGGACAGCTCGGGGGAGCGCTCCCACCGACAGCTCATCGACTGTATCCGGAGCAAAGACACGGACGCGCTGATCGACGCTATCGACACTGGAG CCTTTGAAGTCAATTTCATGGACGATGTCGGACAGACGCTCTTGAACTGGGCCTCGGCATTCGGCACTCAAGAGATG GTGGAATTCTTGTGTGAGAGGGGTGCGGATGTCAACCGAGGTCAGAGGTCGTCTTCACTACATTATGCTGCTTGCTTTGGGAGACCTCAAGTGGCAAAG ACTCTACTGCGCCATGGAGCCAATCCAGACCTGCGAGACGAAGATGGCAAGACGCCGCTGGACAAGGCCCGAGAGAGGGGCCACAGCGAGGTGGTGGCGATCCTGCAGTCCCCAG GTGACTGGATGTGCCCAGTGAACAAAGGGGAcgacaagaagaagaaagatgtcagcaaggaggaggaggagagcagtGAGCCCAAAGGGGATCCGGAAATGGCCCCCATCTATCTGAAGAGGCTGCTGCCCGTCTTCGCGCACACCTTTCAACACACGATGCTGCCTTCGATTAG GAAAGCGAGCCTCGCCCTCATCAGGAAGATGGTCCACTACTGCTCCGAGGCCCTTCTGAAGGAGGTGTGCGACTCGGACGCCGGTCACAGTTTGCCCACGGTGTTGGTGGAGATCACCGCCACTGTCCTGGATCAGGAG GACGACGACGATGGACACCTGCTGGCTCTGCAGATCATCCGGGATCTGGTCGATAAGGGGGGAGATGTCTTCCTGGACCAGCTGGCCAGGCTCGGGGTCATCAACAAGGTGTCCACTCTGGCAGGGCCGACCTCAGACGACGAGAACGAAGAAGAGTCGAAGCCTGAGAAG TGGCTGTTGCCGTTCCCCCAGGAGGACGAGCCCCAGGAAGATGCCAAAGAGATCCAGCAGGGTAAGCCCTACCACTGGAGGGACTGGTCCATCATCCGCGGCCGCGACTGCCTGTACATCTGGAGCGACGCGGCCGCCCTGGAGCTGTCCAACGGCAGCAACGGCTGGTTCCGCTTCATCCTGGACGGCAAGCTGGCCACCATGTACTCCAGCGGCAGCCCTGAGGGGGGATCGGACAGCTCAG AAAGCAGGAGCGAGTTCTTGGAGAAGCTGCAGAGAGCTCGGAGCCAAGTGAAACCGGCCACCGCCAGTCAGCCGGTGCTCTCGGCTCTGGGCCCCACCAAGCTCACTGTGGGGAACTGGTCTCTCACCTGCCTGAAGGAAGGAGAGATTGCCATCCACAACTCGGACGGCCAGCAGGCCACCATCCTGAAGGAGGACCTGCCTGGCTTCGTGTTCGAGTCCAACCGAGGGACCAAGCACTCCTTCACTGCGGAAACCTCCCTCG GTTCGGAGTTCGTGACGGGCTGGACCGGAAAACGAGGACGGAAACTCAAGTCTAAACTGGAAAAGACAAAGCAAAAG GTGAAGACCATGGCCCGAGATCTGTATGATGACCACTTCAAGGCGGTGGAGAGCATGCCCAGGGGGGTGGTGGTCACCTTGAGGAACATTGCCACCCAGCTGGAGTCTGCATGGGAGCTCCACACCAACAGACAG TGTATTGAGGGCGAGAACATGTGGAGAGACCTCATGAAGACGGCCCTGGAGAACCTGATTGTGGTGCTGAAGGACGAGAACACCATCTCCCCGTACGAGGTGTGCAGCAGCGGCCTCGTGCAGGCGCTGTTCACCATCCTCAAC AGCGTGGATCTGGATGTGAAGCACGATTGTAGGCCACTGATGGAGAGGATCAACGTCTTCAAAACGGCGTTCAGTGAGAACGAAGGCGATGACAG tcAACCTGCAATTGCCTTAATTCGCAAGCTCATCGCAGTTCTGGAGTCCATCGAGCGGCTGCCTCTCCACCTGTACGACACGCCAGGGTCTACGTACAACCTCCAG ATTCTGACCCGGCGGCTTCGGTTCCGTCTGGAGCGCGCGCCTGGCGAGACTGCGCTGATCGACCGCACCGGCAGGATGCTCAAGATGGAGCCGCTGGCCACCGTGGAGTCCCTGGAGCAGTACCTCCTCAAAATG GTGGCCAAGCAGTGGTACGACTTCGACCGGTCCTCCTTCGTGTTTGTCAGGAAGCTCCGTGAGGGGCAGACCTTCACCTTCCGGCACCAGCACGACTTCGACGAGAACGGCATCGTCTACTGGATCGGCACAAACGCCAA GACTGCCTATGAGTGGGTGAACCCCGCGGCCTACGGGCTGGTGGTGGTGACGTCCTCGGAGGGGAGGAACCTGCCCTACGGCCGGCTGGAGGACATCCTGAGCCGGGACAGCTCGGCGCTCAACTGCCACACCAACGACGACAAGAACGCCTGGTTTGCCATCGACCTTGGCCTGTGGGTCATCCCCTCGGCCTATACCCTGAGACATGCGCGCGGCTACGGACGGTCCGCCCTGCGGAACTGGGTGTTCCAGGTGTCTAAAGACGGGCAGAACTGGACCACGCTGTACACCCATGTGGACGACTGCAGTCTCAACGAGCCGGG GTCTACAGCCACGTGGCCGCTGGACCCGTCCAAAGACGAGAAGCAGGGCTGGAGGCACATCCGCATCAAGCAGATGGGCAAGAACGCAAGCGGCCAGACGCACTACCTGTCTCTGTCGGGGCTGGAGCTCTACGGCACGGTCAGCGGAGTGTGCGAAGACCAGCTGG GGAAAGCAGTCAAGGAGGCCGAGGCCAACCTGAGGAGGCAGCGGCGCCTGTTCCGCTCCCAGGTGATGAAGTATATCGTCCCCGGTGCCCGAGTGGTCCGGGGCATCGACTGGAAGTGGAGAGACCAGGATGGGAACCCGCCCGGGGAGGGCACGGTGACCGGAGAGGCGCACAACG GCTGGATTGATGTCACCTGGGATGCTGGTGGCTCAAACTCTTACCGTATGGGTGCAGAAGGAAAATTTGACCTCAAGCTTGCGCCAGGGTACGACCCTGAGTCAGCGCCGTCACCCAAACCTGTTTCATCCACTGTTTCAGGCACAGCGCAGTCCTGGAGCAGCCTGGTGAAAAATAACTGTCCGGACAAGGCCTCCGCGGCGGGggccagctcctcctccaggaAAGGCAGCAGCAGCTCGGTGTGTAGCGTGGCCAGCAGCAGTGATCTCAGTCTGAGCTCGGCCAAACTGGAGCGCCGGTCCGAGAGCGTGCTGGAGCACGGCGCCACGCCTGGCGCCGAGAACCACGAGCCCATAGTGGTCCTGTCCGCCGCCGACGGCCTGCCCCACGCCGAGGGCGGCTCCGCTTCCAGCGCCAGCACCAGCACTTTAACCGCCGACACGGGCAGCGAAAACGTGGACAGGAAGCCGGGCGCCGACGCCACAATACGGCCCGCCGGCGAGTCGGGCGCCATTTCCATGGGAATAGTGAGCGTCAGTTCTCCGGACGTCAGTTCTGTCTCGGAGTCGTCCAGCAAGGAAGCCCCGTCCCAGCGGCCGCTCTGCTCAGCGGCCAACGCCCGCCTGTCCGTGAGTTCGCTGCTGGCGGCTGGCGCGCCCATGAGCTCCAGCGCCAGCGTGCCCAACCTGTCGTCGCGGGAGGCCAGCCTGATGGAGTCGTTCGTCAGGAGGGCGCCCAACATGTCGCGCACCAACGCCACCAACAACATGAACCTGAGCCGCAGCAGCAGCGACAACAACACCAACACGCTGGGCCGGAACGTCATGAGCACCGCCA CAGTCGGGCTGCTGCGGCGGCGATGTAGAGAGCTGTGTGGGGAGGAAGCTG CTTCTCCTCTCATGGGTGCGCAGAGTTTTCCTAACCTCACTACCACTGGCACCACCTCGACCGTTACAATGTCCACCTCCATAGTAACCAGCAGCAATAACGTAGCCACCGCGACCACAGGTCTGTCCGTCGGCCAGTCGCTCAGTAACACTCTGACGACCAGCCTGACCTCCACGTCTAGCGAGAGCGACACGGGTCAGGAGGCCGAGTTCTCTCTCTATG ATTTCCTGGACAGCTGCCGCGCCAACACCCTGCTGGCGGAGCTGGACGACGAGGAGGACCTGCCCGAGCCGGACGACGACGACGATGAGAACGAAGACGACAACCAGGACGACCAGGAGTATGAGGAAGTTTTGGTACGGTCCCGGGTAAACCTTGGTTTCCACATTCATATGAATAGG gaggaggaggagtacgAGACCAAAGGAGGCCGGCGGCGGACCTGGGACGACGACTTCGTCCTGAAGCGCCAGTTTTCTGCTTTGGTGCCGGCTTTCGATCCCAGACCGGGCCGCACCAATGTGCAGCAGACCACTGATCTGGAAATCCCCCCTCCAG GGACGCCCCGCTCGGAGGTGCTGGAGGAGGTGGAGTGTGCCCCCTCTCCCCACCTGGCCCTGATCCTGAAGGTGGCGGGTCTGGGCACCAGCAGAGAGGTGGAGCTGCCCCTGTCCAACTACAAGTCCACCATTTTCTACTACGTGCAGAAGCTCCTGCAGTTGTCCTGCAATGGCAGCGTGAAATCTGACAAACTCCGGCGGATCTGGGAGCCGACGTACAC GATAATGTACAGAGAAAGGAAGGATTccgacaaagaaaaagaaagtggaAAGATG GATTTCTGTGAGCGCGGCTCCAAGTCATCGGGCCTGAGCCATGGCTCGCTGTCCTCCCTGCAGAGCTGCGACATCCTGAGCTCGACCCGGGAGCCGGCGCAGGCCAAGGCGGGCAGCGGGCAGAACGCCTGCGGAGTGGAGGACGTGCTGCAGCTCCTCCGCATCCTGTACATCATCGGGGGAGACCCCCACTCCACCCGGACCCTCCAGGAAG AAGCTGATGAACAACTTCAGTTCAGCGTTTCACACGAGGAGTTTACCAGTAAAAAGGTCACAACCAAAATCCTGCAGCAGATCGAG GAGCCACTGGCGCTGGCGAGTGGAGCTCTGCCAGACTGGTGTGAACAGCTGACCAGCAAGTGTCCTTTCCTCATCCCCTTCGAGACGAGGCAGCTGTACTTCACCTGCACGGCGTTTGGGGCGTCCAG GGCCATAGTGTGGCTCCAGAACCGGCGCGAGGCGACGATGGAGCGGTCCCGGCCCTCCACGGCGGTGCGGAGGGACGACCCGGGCGAGTTCCGCGTGGGTCGCCTGAAGCACGAACGTGTCAAGGTCCCCCGCGGAGACAGCATGATGGAGTGGGCTGAGAACGTCATGCAGATCCATGCGGACAGGAAGTCTGTCCTGGAG GTGGAGTTCCTGGGAGAAGAAGGCACCGGACTGGGCCCGACCCTGGAGTTCTACGCGCTGGTGGCAgccgagtttcagaagaaatcGCTGGGAGTCTGGCTCTGCGACGACGACTTCCCGGACGATGAGTCTCGACAG GTGGACCTGGGTGGTGGGCTGAAGCCCCCGGGCTACTACGTCCAGCGGTCCTGTGGGCTCTTCCCCGCGCCCTTCCCCCAGGACAGCGACGAGCTGGACCGCATCAGCAAGCTGTTCCTGTTCCTGGGCGTCTTCCTGGCCAAGTGCATCCAGGACAACCGTCTGGTGGACCTGCCCATCTCCAGGCCCTTCTTCAAGCTCATGTGCATGGGTGACATCAAGAGCAACATGAGCAAGCTGCTGTACGAGTCGCGTGGCGAGGGCGAGCTCACCTTCTCCGAGATCCAGTCGGAGGCGTCCACCGAGGAAGGCCATGACACCTACTCCATGGGCAGCTTCGACGAGGACTCCAAGTCCGAGTTCATCCTGGACCCGCCCAAGCCCAAACCGCCTGCCTGGTACCACGGCATCCTAACCTGGGAGGACTTCGAGCTGGTCAACCCGCACCGGGCCAAGTTCATGAGGGAGGTCAAGGCGCTGGCGGTGAAGCGGCGCCAGATCCTCGGCAACAAGGCCCTGTCGGAGGACGAGAAGAACACGCGGCTGCAGGACCTGATGCTGAAGAACCCCGCTGGGTCCGGGCCGCCGCTGGGCGTTGAGGATCTGGG GTTGAATTTCCAGTTCTGCCCGTCGTCCAAAGTGCACGGGTTCTCGGCGGTGGACCTGAAGCCCCACGGAGAAGACGAG ATGGTGACGATGGACAATGCGGAGGAGTACGTGGAGCTGATGTTCGACTTCTGTATGCACACCGGGATCCAGAAACAGATGGAGGCCTTCAGAG ACGGCTTCAACCGGGTCTTCCCGATGGAGAAGCTCAGCTCCTTCAGCCACGAGGAGGTGCAGATGATCCTGTGTGGGAACCAGTCGCCCTCCTGGACTGCAGAGGACATCATGAACTACACTGAGCCCAAACTGGGCTACACCCGCGACAG CCCTGGCTTCCTGCGCTTCGTCCAGGTCCTGTGTGGCATGTCTTCGGATGAGCGGAAAGCCTTCCTGCAGTTCACCACGGGATGCTCGACGCTGCCCCCGGGCGGCCTGGCCAACCTGCACCCCCGCCTCACCATCGTCCGCAAG GTGGACGCCACAGACTCCAGCTACCCGTCGGTGAACACGTGTGTGCACTACCTGAAGCTGCCCGAGTATTCCTCAGAGGAGATCATGAGGGACCGGCTGCTGGCCGCCACCATGGAGAAGGGCTTCCACCTGAACTGA